Proteins co-encoded in one Deferrivibrio essentukiensis genomic window:
- a CDS encoding AAA family ATPase has translation MIIQQIRFKNLNSLVGEWKIDLTHPSYTSDGIFAITGPTGAGKTTILDAICLALYGRTPRLNKITKSSNEIMSRLTGECFAEVTFETQAGRYRCHWSQHRGYKKPDGELQAPKHEIVDADTGKVVESKIKNVAEQIESVTGMDFYQFTRSMLLAQGGFAAFLQAAPDERAPILEQITGTEIYSRISILVHERQKEEREKLNLLQAETAGIKILEPEEEEEIRQTLEKRQKEETELVSKYADTGKAITWLTNINGLKKEISILAEEASKLQAGIEAFKPDNERLDRALKAAKFDGKYATLTATRKQQENDKTALKNEELSLPELEVSTKKQAEVLQLAEQKTAKARENLKATLPILQKVRILDQKITDLNKAVLEEDKGCKKTANSIDTARKKLIKLQEEKSKAHKELDIVDNYLKEHAHDEWLIGGFAGVEEQLKGLLSKQNEIAIKEKDKKTAKNVFEVATKSFVDCQKKSNTCKKELENAQNQLKQKRDALNKLLDGRLLREYRAEKEALLREVAYLKKIEELESYRLKLEDGKPCPLCGATEHPFAKGNIPVPDETEKKIQELDILIEKAEALETSIKKLEEAESIARQNMTEAEKLELSAVNEKNVAEKTFKIAQEELLKLRADFDKRRQDIVSKLQPLGIADINDADISSLIKNLKKRLSEWQTQVNKKTDIEKQISNIDSEIKQLDAVIKTQNEELSEKLGRLEALKKDLTSIREERNSLYGDKNPDDEEQFLNKAIADAESTEKQMREEYSTLLQKLNTTKSHIDSLKKNIAQREPELGKLETEFFEAIKSEGFLNEEELLAAMLPYEVRDELSAKAKELNERQTEIKTKQKDRQDRLSQEIKRKITDKPLEELELQFKEQEESLKEIRNIIAAIKHQLNENKAAKIRVKEKQAAIDAQKKECIRWENLHLLIGSADGKKYRNFAQGLTFEIMITHANKQLQKMTDRYLLTRNDAQPLELNVVDNYQAGEIRSTKNLSGGESFIVSLALALGLSNMASKNVRVDSLFLDEGFGALDEEALDIALETLAGLQQEGKIIGVISHVQALKERISTQIQVTPLTGGRSKISGPGCSKLGAV, from the coding sequence ATGATAATACAGCAGATAAGATTTAAAAATTTAAACTCATTAGTAGGTGAATGGAAAATAGATTTGACACATCCTTCTTATACTTCTGATGGTATTTTTGCAATTACCGGGCCTACTGGTGCAGGTAAGACTACTATCCTTGATGCTATATGCCTTGCACTTTATGGGCGGACTCCTCGATTAAACAAAATCACTAAAAGTAGCAATGAAATTATGTCTCGTCTGACAGGCGAATGCTTTGCCGAAGTGACTTTTGAAACTCAAGCTGGCCGATACCGTTGTCACTGGAGCCAACACCGTGGGTACAAAAAACCTGATGGTGAACTTCAGGCTCCGAAACATGAAATTGTAGATGCAGACACAGGCAAAGTCGTTGAATCAAAGATTAAAAATGTAGCCGAACAGATAGAATCAGTTACAGGTATGGACTTTTACCAATTTACTCGTTCAATGTTACTTGCTCAGGGAGGATTTGCTGCATTCCTACAAGCGGCACCGGATGAGCGTGCACCTATTTTAGAACAGATAACAGGTACAGAGATTTATAGTCGTATATCTATCCTTGTCCATGAACGTCAGAAAGAAGAAAGGGAAAAGCTAAACTTACTTCAGGCTGAAACAGCAGGAATTAAGATTCTTGAACCGGAAGAGGAAGAGGAAATCCGACAAACTCTTGAAAAAAGACAAAAGGAAGAAACTGAGCTTGTAAGTAAATATGCTGATACCGGGAAAGCTATAACCTGGCTTACTAACATTAATGGGCTGAAAAAAGAAATTTCAATTTTAGCAGAAGAAGCAAGTAAACTGCAGGCAGGTATTGAGGCATTTAAACCGGACAATGAAAGATTGGATAGAGCTTTAAAAGCTGCTAAATTTGACGGTAAATATGCAACTCTAACAGCTACTCGCAAACAGCAGGAAAATGACAAAACAGCATTGAAAAATGAAGAACTTTCTCTACCTGAGCTGGAAGTCTCTACCAAAAAACAGGCAGAAGTATTGCAATTGGCAGAACAAAAAACTGCAAAAGCGAGGGAAAATCTTAAGGCTACCTTACCTATATTACAGAAAGTTCGTATCCTTGACCAGAAAATTACTGACCTGAATAAAGCTGTATTGGAAGAAGATAAAGGATGTAAAAAGACTGCTAACAGTATTGATACAGCGAGAAAAAAACTTATTAAATTACAGGAAGAAAAGTCTAAGGCTCATAAGGAACTGGACATTGTAGACAATTACCTTAAAGAACATGCACATGACGAATGGTTGATAGGTGGGTTTGCCGGTGTAGAAGAGCAACTGAAAGGCCTGTTATCCAAACAAAATGAAATAGCTATAAAAGAGAAAGATAAAAAAACGGCTAAAAATGTTTTTGAAGTAGCAACAAAATCATTTGTCGATTGTCAGAAAAAATCCAATACTTGTAAGAAAGAATTAGAAAACGCCCAAAATCAGCTTAAGCAAAAGAGAGATGCGTTGAACAAATTATTGGATGGTAGGTTATTGAGAGAGTATCGTGCTGAGAAAGAAGCTCTTCTTAGGGAAGTAGCATATTTGAAAAAAATTGAAGAATTGGAAAGTTACCGTTTGAAACTGGAAGATGGTAAGCCATGTCCTCTTTGTGGTGCCACAGAACATCCCTTTGCAAAAGGCAATATTCCTGTCCCTGATGAAACAGAAAAGAAGATTCAAGAATTAGATATTCTGATTGAAAAAGCTGAGGCTCTTGAAACTTCTATAAAAAAGCTTGAAGAGGCTGAGAGTATTGCACGCCAAAATATGACAGAAGCTGAAAAACTTGAATTATCAGCCGTTAATGAAAAGAACGTCGCAGAAAAAACATTTAAAATAGCACAAGAAGAATTATTAAAACTCAGAGCAGATTTTGATAAACGAAGACAAGATATCGTTAGTAAATTACAGCCCCTTGGTATTGCTGATATTAATGATGCTGACATCTCTTCTTTGATAAAAAACCTCAAAAAACGTCTTAGCGAGTGGCAAACTCAGGTCAATAAAAAAACAGACATAGAAAAGCAAATTTCCAATATTGATAGTGAAATAAAGCAGCTTGATGCTGTTATAAAAACTCAAAATGAAGAGTTGAGCGAAAAACTTGGACGTCTGGAAGCATTAAAAAAAGACCTTACTTCTATTAGAGAAGAGCGTAATAGTCTTTATGGCGATAAAAATCCTGATGATGAAGAGCAGTTTTTAAATAAAGCTATTGCAGATGCGGAAAGCACAGAAAAACAGATGAGAGAGGAGTATAGTACTCTCTTACAAAAATTAAACACTACAAAATCTCACATAGATTCTCTTAAGAAAAATATTGCGCAACGAGAGCCTGAATTAGGAAAGCTTGAAACAGAATTTTTTGAGGCAATTAAATCTGAGGGATTTTTAAATGAGGAAGAACTATTAGCAGCTATGCTGCCATATGAAGTTAGGGATGAATTATCTGCTAAAGCAAAAGAGCTAAATGAACGTCAAACGGAAATAAAGACAAAACAAAAAGACAGGCAAGATAGACTTTCTCAAGAAATTAAACGAAAAATTACTGATAAGCCTTTGGAAGAACTTGAGCTACAATTTAAAGAGCAAGAAGAATCTTTAAAAGAGATACGGAATATTATTGCCGCTATAAAACATCAATTAAATGAAAATAAAGCTGCAAAAATCCGTGTGAAGGAAAAACAGGCAGCTATAGATGCTCAGAAAAAAGAATGTATTCGTTGGGAAAATTTACATCTACTAATTGGCTCTGCAGATGGTAAAAAGTATCGTAATTTTGCACAGGGTTTGACCTTTGAGATTATGATTACCCATGCCAATAAGCAATTGCAAAAAATGACTGACCGATATTTATTAACTCGAAATGATGCGCAACCTTTAGAGCTAAATGTAGTTGATAATTATCAGGCAGGGGAGATTCGCTCCACAAAAAATCTGTCAGGTGGAGAAAGTTTTATAGTCAGTCTTGCCTTAGCACTTGGACTTTCAAATATGGCCAGTAAAAATGTCAGAGTAGATT
- a CDS encoding exonuclease SbcCD subunit D C-terminal domain-containing protein yields MRILHTSDWHIGRTLYGKKRYEEFEAFLNWLSDVIQQNKIDVLLVAGDVFDTSTPSNRAQELYYRFLCRVVASSCRHVVIVAGNHDSPSFLNAPKELLKALNIYVIGSTTESLEEQVLVLKDDQNNPELIVCAVPYLRDRDIRVAEAGESIEDKERKLIEGIRNHYAAVADLAEQRRKEIGANIPIIGMGHLFTAGGQTVDGDGVRELYIGSLAHVKAEIFPSCFNYLALGHLHVPQKVNNNEFMRYSGSPLPMGFGESKQQKSICQVEFTTTDASVKLIKVPVFQKLEQVRGDWKEIKERILELSAINSNAWLEVIYEGDEVISDLRERMESFISDTEIEILRIKNNKIADRMLRQMNEEETLEELNVYEVFQRCLDAHNIPEEQRPELTNAYQEILLSLYEDDVQAE; encoded by the coding sequence ATGAGAATCCTTCATACATCTGATTGGCACATAGGCCGCACTCTTTATGGTAAAAAAAGATATGAAGAGTTTGAGGCTTTTTTGAATTGGTTATCTGATGTGATTCAGCAAAATAAAATAGATGTGTTACTTGTGGCAGGGGATGTTTTTGATACCAGTACTCCAAGTAACCGCGCACAGGAGTTGTATTATCGATTTTTATGTCGGGTAGTTGCCTCATCTTGCAGACATGTTGTTATTGTCGCTGGTAATCATGATTCGCCATCATTTCTTAATGCCCCAAAGGAACTACTCAAAGCACTTAATATTTATGTAATAGGGAGCACTACAGAATCATTAGAGGAACAAGTATTAGTGCTCAAAGATGATCAAAATAATCCTGAATTAATTGTTTGTGCCGTACCTTATCTCCGTGACAGAGATATTAGGGTAGCTGAAGCAGGAGAAAGTATAGAGGATAAAGAGCGGAAATTAATTGAAGGTATTCGTAATCATTACGCAGCAGTTGCTGACTTAGCAGAGCAGAGACGTAAGGAAATTGGTGCAAATATTCCAATTATTGGCATGGGACATTTGTTTACTGCAGGCGGGCAAACCGTTGATGGTGATGGAGTGCGAGAGCTTTATATTGGCTCTCTTGCACATGTTAAAGCTGAAATTTTTCCATCTTGTTTTAACTATCTTGCTCTTGGACATCTCCATGTCCCACAAAAGGTTAATAATAATGAATTTATGAGATATAGCGGTTCTCCTCTTCCAATGGGCTTTGGAGAGTCAAAGCAGCAGAAAAGTATTTGCCAGGTAGAATTTACAACCACAGATGCATCTGTAAAACTTATAAAAGTGCCTGTTTTTCAAAAGCTTGAGCAGGTGAGGGGAGATTGGAAAGAAATTAAAGAACGAATACTTGAGTTGTCAGCAATTAACTCTAATGCCTGGTTAGAGGTGATTTATGAGGGTGATGAGGTTATTTCTGACCTGCGGGAGCGAATGGAATCTTTTATTTCTGATACTGAAATAGAAATTCTCAGAATAAAAAATAATAAAATTGCCGATAGAATGCTGAGACAAATGAATGAAGAAGAAACCCTTGAAGAGTTGAACGTATATGAAGTTTTCCAGCGCTGCCTTGATGCCCATAATATACCTGAAGAACAGCGACCTGAGCTAACTAATGCTTATCAAGAAATACTATTATCTCTCTACGAAGATGACGTTCAAGCAGAATAA
- a CDS encoding endonuclease/exonuclease/phosphatase family protein, whose amino-acid sequence MKIIEWNCRGAFRNKNKKILSLAPDILVVPECENGEKLKFGKLTPKPNDFFWYGDNPNKGVGIFSYSDYNFELIKEFNPKYKYIIPLKVTGKNTSFILFAIWAMNNKENKRESYIGQIWLAINYYENLLSNKNIILIGDFNSNKKWDSKPRVGNHTDVVNKLKEKNIYSLYHKKTGIEHGDEIHPTFYMHHKTEKRYHIDYCFASEEIINRGFDLSIGEANEWTKLSDHVPFIIEINTGT is encoded by the coding sequence ATGAAAATAATTGAATGGAATTGTAGGGGAGCATTTAGAAATAAAAATAAGAAAATACTTTCATTAGCCCCAGATATTTTAGTTGTTCCAGAGTGTGAAAACGGAGAAAAACTGAAATTCGGTAAATTAACACCTAAACCAAATGACTTTTTCTGGTATGGTGACAATCCAAACAAAGGGGTTGGCATTTTTTCATATTCTGACTATAATTTTGAATTAATTAAAGAATTTAATCCTAAATATAAATATATAATCCCACTGAAAGTAACTGGTAAAAATACTTCTTTTATTCTATTTGCAATCTGGGCAATGAATAATAAAGAAAATAAAAGAGAAAGTTATATTGGGCAGATATGGCTTGCAATTAATTACTATGAAAACCTTTTATCAAATAAAAATATAATCTTGATAGGGGATTTTAACAGTAATAAAAAATGGGACAGTAAGCCTAGAGTTGGAAACCATACAGATGTTGTGAATAAACTAAAAGAGAAAAACATTTACAGTTTATATCATAAAAAAACAGGGATAGAACATGGTGATGAAATTCATCCCACTTTTTATATGCATCATAAAACTGAAAAGAGATACCATATTGACTATTGTTTTGCTTCAGAAGAAATAATTAATAGAGGATTTGATTTATCTATTGGAGAAGCAAACGAGTGGACTAAACTAAGCGATCACGTTCCTTTTATTATTGAAATAAATACCGGTACATAA
- a CDS encoding ATP-binding protein, whose protein sequence is MKKLPIGIQTFSEIIEGNYVYIDKTEEAYKLIQEYKYVFLSRPRRFGKSLFLDTLKELFEGNKKLFEGLYIYDKWNWNEKYPVIKISWAGNFQTLEGLKQVAFDVFKTNQESLGVICDNVNDPASCFRDLIHRAYKKYNQKVVILIDEYDKPILDVIENIEQAKINREFIKGLYSIIKDNDAYIKFAFLTGVSKFSKASIFSGLNMLTDISLNPKYGNICGYTQKDIETSFLPYFKDVDLEKVKKWYNGYNFLKDNVYNPFDILQFISNEFVFDNYWFESGTPSFLIKLIKERNYFLPSLTNLILDKKILSSFDIENIDLEVILYQSGYLTIEKMIEDELLSSIEYKLKIPNLEVQISLNDYIINYLFKGDNRLKSPLIKSLYYEKLEDFKVALTSLFASIPYNNFTKNNLNLYEGFYASVIYAYLASLGINIIGEDITNKGRIDLTLFVGDKIYILEFKVDGQQGEALRQIKERNYAEKYLNEGKQIYLIGIEFSSEQKNVINFEWERV, encoded by the coding sequence ATGAAAAAGCTCCCAATCGGAATACAAACATTCAGTGAAATAATTGAAGGAAACTACGTTTATATCGATAAGACTGAAGAAGCTTATAAGCTAATTCAAGAATACAAATATGTATTTCTATCCCGCCCCCGCAGATTTGGTAAGTCATTATTTCTTGATACATTAAAAGAATTATTTGAAGGGAACAAAAAGCTTTTTGAAGGTCTGTATATTTATGACAAGTGGAATTGGAATGAAAAATACCCGGTAATAAAGATAAGCTGGGCTGGTAATTTCCAAACGCTTGAAGGTTTAAAGCAAGTTGCTTTTGATGTGTTTAAAACAAATCAAGAGAGTTTAGGCGTCATCTGTGATAATGTAAACGATCCTGCAAGCTGCTTTAGAGATTTAATCCATAGAGCATACAAAAAATATAACCAAAAGGTAGTAATTTTAATAGACGAATATGACAAACCTATTCTTGATGTGATAGAAAATATTGAACAGGCTAAGATAAATAGAGAGTTTATCAAGGGTTTGTATTCTATAATCAAAGATAACGATGCCTATATCAAATTTGCATTTTTGACAGGCGTGAGCAAATTTTCCAAGGCATCTATTTTTAGCGGGCTCAATATGCTCACGGATATCTCCCTCAATCCGAAGTATGGCAATATCTGCGGCTATACCCAAAAAGATATAGAAACCTCATTTTTACCTTATTTTAAAGATGTGGATTTGGAGAAGGTAAAAAAATGGTATAATGGATATAATTTTTTAAAAGATAATGTGTATAATCCGTTTGATATTTTGCAATTTATCAGTAATGAATTTGTATTTGATAATTATTGGTTTGAAAGCGGCACACCATCTTTTTTGATTAAACTCATAAAAGAGAGAAATTATTTTTTACCGAGTTTAACTAATCTGATATTAGATAAAAAAATACTTTCCAGCTTTGATATAGAAAATATTGATTTGGAAGTGATTTTGTATCAGTCGGGTTATTTGACGATTGAGAAGATGATAGAAGATGAATTGCTTAGCTCAATAGAGTACAAGCTAAAGATACCAAACCTTGAAGTCCAAATATCGTTGAATGATTATATTATAAATTATCTGTTTAAAGGTGATAATAGACTAAAAAGTCCCCTAATCAAGTCTCTTTATTATGAAAAGTTAGAAGATTTTAAAGTAGCGTTGACTTCACTGTTTGCCTCAATCCCTTACAATAATTTTACAAAAAATAACCTTAATTTATACGAAGGTTTTTATGCCAGCGTGATTTATGCATATCTTGCATCCCTTGGGATAAATATAATCGGTGAAGATATTACAAATAAGGGCAGAATAGATTTGACACTTTTTGTGGGGGATAAGATTTATATCTTAGAGTTTAAGGTTGACGGGCAACAAGGTGAAGCTTTAAGGCAAATCAAAGAAAGAAATTATGCCGAAAAATATTTAAATGAAGGCAAACAAATCTATCTTATTGGCATCGAATTTAGCTCTGAACAAAAGAATGTAATAAATTTTGAGTGGGAAAGGGTATAA